The following are encoded together in the Neomonachus schauinslandi chromosome 15, ASM220157v2, whole genome shotgun sequence genome:
- the HAP1 gene encoding LOW QUALITY PROTEIN: huntingtin-associated protein 1 (The sequence of the model RefSeq protein was modified relative to this genomic sequence to represent the inferred CDS: substituted 1 base at 1 genomic stop codon), translating into MARRAPTPGAGYKGPAAAAHCGLKMRPKESGPGYARHRFRPRDPAGITLAPPLAANPAPEPSAQFAAAPARAPAAGQGAGSRSPSVSGRPAGARPTSKAGSAAGAPRASAFSAAQRHAQSVPGTSDAPWTRFIFQGPFGPPATGLGTGKAAGIWKTPAAYIGRRPGVSGPERAAFIRELEEALCPDRTPPVKITQEDVRLMLNLLEEVIPHGWGSPLQRERDLNTVARIGQSLAKRNSVLMEENSKLEAMLGSAREEILHLRHQVSLRDDLLQLYSDSEEEEEEEEDEEEEEGEEGEEEQQHDHPYGASEPXVSCLFTGAAPSLTSVQESESPHYCPKLETLQEQLRRLEEENEQLREEASHLDALEEEEQMLILDCVEQFSEASQQMAELSDVLALRMETHNQQRREVAQLRTQVLMLQQRCQTLQDLRARYTECGGMLTEAQEEAKTLRQRAPVSTGPVTHYTYIVPVEALPGFQETLAEELRMSIRRIISDPVFFIERCGAQKDVPVSLARYKLCCGEAREQERGFEAEKGLMTAEDFVPSEEEERGATEEGVSAEEGLTEEAELVSEEAEAWEEVEPELDEATQTNAVTSTRAASGLGPSHLSMRRVLRQLANWQDSGYRWQLRQKMLQEGFAVSQQPAEAPQTA; encoded by the exons ATGGCCCGGCGGGCGCCCACTCCGGGCGCTGGTTATAAAGGCCCGGCTGCGGCAGCCCACTGCGGACTCAAGATGCGTCCTAAAGAGTCGGGGCCCGGCTACGCGAGGCACCGGTTCAGACCCCGGGATCCGGCGGGAATCACCCTCGCACCCCCACTCGCAGCCAATCCCGCTCCAGAGCCCTCTGCGCAGTTTGCAGCCGCCCCTGCGCGGGCACCCGCGGCCGGACAGGGAGCAGGATCCAGATCCCCTTCCGTCTCGGGACGCCCAGCCGGAGCTCGCCCGACCTCCAAGGCTGGATCGGCGGCAGGAGCCCCACGCGCGTCCGCATTCTCAGCCGCCCAGCGGCATGCCCAGTCCGTGCCCGGCACCTCGGACGCCCCATGGACCCGCTTCATATTCCAGGGGCCCTTTGGTCCCCCGGCCACTGGCCTGGGGACTGGAAAGGCGGCGGGCATCTGGAAGACGCCGGCCGCCTACATCGGCCGTCGGCCTGGGGTGTCGGGCCCCGAGCGTGCCGCCTTTATTCGGGAGCTGGAGGAAG CGCTGTGTCCTGACCGAACCCCACCAGTCAAGATCACCCAAGAAGATGTCAGACTGATGTTAAATCTGCTAGAGGAGGT TATTCCCCATGGATGGGGATCCCCTCTGCAGAGAGAGCGGGACCTAAATACGGTGGCTCGCATTGGCCAGTCCCTGGCGAAACGGAACAGTGTTCTGATGGAGGAGAACAGCAAGCTGGAAGCCATGCTGGGCTCAGCCAGGGAGGAG ATTTTACACCTCAGACACCAGGTGAGCTTGCGAGATGATCTCCTCCAGCTCTACTCAGactctgaggaggaggaagaggaggaggaggatgaagaagaggaagagggagaggaaggagaggaagagcagcAGCATGATCATCCCTATGGAGCCTCTGAGCCGTGAGTGTCCTGCCTTTTCACCGGGGCAgctccttctct GACTTCCGTGCAGGAGTCCGAGTCGCCGCACTACTGTCCGAAGCTGGAAACCCTGCAGGAGCAGCTGAGGCGGCTGGAGGAGGAGAACGAGCAGCTGAGAGAGGAG gcctcTCATCTCGATGCCcttgaggaggaggagcagatgCTCATCCTGGATTGTGTGGAGCAGTTTT CTGAGGCCAGCCAGCAGATGGCCGAGCTGTCGGACGTGCTGGCGCTCAGGATGGAGACCCACAACCAGCAGCGGAGGGAGGTGGCCCAGCTGCGGACCCAGGTCCTGATGCTGCAGCAGCGCTGCCAGACG CTGCAGGACCTGCGGGCGAGGTACACGGAGTGTGGGGGCATGCTgactgaggcccaggaggaggCGAAGACCCTCCGCCAGCGAGCCCCGGTGTCCACTGGCCCTGTCACCCACTACACATACATTGTACCCGTG GAGGCCCTTCCTGGTTTCCAGGAGACCCTGGCCGAGGAGCTCAGAATGTCTATAAGGAGGATTATCTCAGACCCTGTGTTTTTTATCGAAAGGTGTG GGGCACAGAAGGACGTTCCTGTCTCCCTGGCCAGGTACAAGCTGTGCTGCGGTGAGGCACGAGAGCAGGAACGGGGGTTCGAGGCTGAGAAGGGGTTAATGACAGCAGAGGACTTTGTGCCTTCGGAGGAGGAGGAGCGGGGGGCCACAGAAGAGGGGGTGTCAGCTGAGGAGGGGTTGACAGAAGAGGCGGAGCTGGTGTCGGAGGAGGCTGAGGCCTGGGAGGAGGTAGAGCCGGAGCTGGATGAGGCGACGCAGACGAACGCAGTGACCTCAACCCGGGCAGCCAGCGGCTTGGGCCCCTCTCACCTCAGCATGAGGCGTGTCCTCCGGCAGCTGGCTAACTGGCAGGACTCGGGGTACAGGTGGCAGCTGAGGCAGAAGATGCTCCAGGAAG GCTTTGCTGTGTCCCAGCAGCCTGCAGAGGCCCCACAGACAGCCTGA
- the LOC110573319 gene encoding junction plakoglobin, protein MEVMNLIEQPIKVTEWQQTYTYDSGIHSGANTCVPSVSSKGIMEEDEACGCQYTLKKTTTYTQVPQSQGDLEYQMSTTARAKRVREAMCPGVTGEDSSLLLATQVEGQSTNLQRLAEPSQLLKSAIVHLINYQDDAELATRALPELTKLLNDEDPVVVTKAAMIVNQLSKKEASRRALMGSPQLVAAVVRTMQNTSDLDTARCTTSILHNLSHHREGLLAIFKSGGIPALVRMLSSPVESVLFYAITTLHNLLLYQEGAKMAVRLADGLQKMVPLLNKNNPKFLAITTDCLQLLAYGNQESKLIILANGGPQALVQIMRNYSYEKLLWTTSRVLKVLSVCPSNKPAIVEAGGMQALGKHLTSNSPRLVQNCLWTLRNLSDVATKQEGLESVLKILVNQLSVDDVNVLTCATGTLSNLTCNNSKNKTLVTQNSGVEALIHAILRAGDKDDITEPAVCALRHLTSRHPEAEMAQNSVRLNYGIPAIVKLLNQPNQWPLVKATIGLIRNLALCPANHAPLQEAAVIPRLVQLLVKAHQDAQRHVAAGTQQPYTDGVRMEEIVEGCTGALHILARDPMNRMEIFRLNTIPLFVQLLYSSVENIQRVAAGVLCELAQDKEAADAIDAEGASAPLMELLHSHNEGTATYAAAVLFRISEDKNPDYRKRVSVELTNSLFKHDPAAWEAAQSMIPINEPYADDMDATYRPMYSSDVPLDPLDMHMDMDGDYPIDTYSDGLRPPYPTADHMLA, encoded by the exons ATGGAAGTGATGAACCTGATCGAACAACCCATCAAGGTGACTGAGTGGCAGCAGACGTACACCTATGACTCTGGCATCCACTCGGGTGCCAACACCTGTGTGCCCTCGGTCAGTAGCAAGGGCATCATGGAAGAGGATGAGGCCTGTGGGTGCCAGTACACGCTCAAGAAGACCACCACctacacccaggtgccccagagccaAG gCGACCTGGAGTACCAGATGTCCACGACGGCCAGAGCCAAGCGGGTGCGGGAGGCCATGTGTCCTGGTGTGACAGGGGAAGACAGCTCGCTGCTGCTGGCCACCCAGGTGGAGGGCCAGAGCACCAACCTGCAGCGGCTGGCCGAGCCGTCCCAGCTGCTCAAGTCAGCCATCGTGCATCTCATCAACTACCAGGATGATGCCGAGCTGGCCACCCGGGCCCTGCCTGAACTCACCAAACTGCTCAACGATGAGGACCCG gtGGTAGTGACCAAGGCAGCCATGATTGTGAACCAGCTGTCCAAGAAAGAGGCGTCGCGGCGGGCACTGATGGGCTCGCCCCAGCTGGTGGCAGCCGTGGTGCGCACCATGCAGAACACCAGTGACCTGGACACGGCCCGCTGCACCACCAGCATCCTGCACAACCTCTCCCACCACCGCGAGGGGCTGCTTGCCATCTTCAAGTCAGGCGGCATCCCTGCCCTGGTCCGCATGCTCAG CTCCCCCGTGGAGTCGGTCCTGTTCTATGCCATCACCACGCTGCACAACCTGCTGCTCTACCAGGAGGGCGCCAAGATGGCGGTGCGCCTGGCAGATGGGCTGCAGAAGATGGTGCCCCTGCTCAACAAGAACAACCCCAAGTTCCTGGCCATCACCACCGACTGCCTGCAGCTCCTGGCTTACGGCAACCAGGAGAGCAAG CTCATCATCCTGGCCAACGGAGGACCCCAGGCCCTCGTGCAGATCATGCGTAACTACAGTTATGAGAAGCTGCTCTGGACCACCAGCCGTGTGCTCAAGGTGCTGTCTGTGTGTCCCAGCAATAAGCCTGCCATTGTGGAGGCTG GTGGGATGCAGGCCTTGGGCAAACACCTGACAAGCAACAGCCCCCGCCTCGTACAGAACTGCCTCTGGACCCTGCGCAACCTCTCGGACGTGGCCACCAAACAG GAGGGCCTGGAGAGCGTGCTGAAGATTCTGGTGAACCAGCTGAGTGTGGACGACGTCAACGTCCTTACCTGTGCTACGGGCACTCTGTCCAACCTGACGTGCAACAACAGCAAGAACAAGACGCTGGTGACCCAGAACAGCGGCGTGGAGGCGCTCATCCATGCCATCCTGCGTGCCGGCGACAAGGATGACATCACGGAGCCTGCCGTCTGTGCCCTGCGCCACCTCACCAGCCGCCACCCCGAGGCTGAGATGGCCCAGAATTCCGTGCGCCTCAACTATGGCATCCCGGCCATCGTCAAGCTGCTCAACCAGCCCAACCAGTGGCCGCTGGTCAAG GCAACCATCGGCCTGATCAGGAATCTGGCCCTGTGCCCAGCAAACCACGCCCCACTGCAGGAGGCGGCGGTTATCCCCCGCCTCGTCCAGTTGCTGGTCAAGGCCCACCAGGATGCCCAGCGCCATGTGGCTGCAGGCACACAGCAGCCCTACACG GACGGTGTGAGGATGGAGGAGATTGTGGAGGGCTGCACCGGAGCCCTGCACATCCTCGCCCGGGATCCCATGAACCGCATGGAGATCTTCCGACTCAACACCATCCCCCTGTTTGTACAG ctcctgtaCTCGTCAGTGGAGAACATCCAGCGCGTGGCCGCCGGGGTCCTGTGTGAGCTGGCCCAGGACAAGGAGGCTGCTGATGCCATTGATGCTGAGGGCGCCTCGGCCCCACTCATGGAGCTCCTGCACTCCCACAACGAGGGCACCG CCACCTACGCTGCTGCTGTCTTGTTCCGCATCTCCGAGGACAAGAACCCAGATTACCGTAAGCGCGTGTCTGTGGAGCTCACCAACTCCCTCTTCAAGCATGACCCCGCTGCCTGGGAGGCT GCCCAGAGCATGATCCCCATCAATGAACCCTATGCAGATG aCATGGATGCCACCTACCGCCCCATGTACTCGAGCGATGTGCCCCTGGACCCCCTGGACATGCACATGGACATGGACGGGGACTATCCCATCGACACCTACAGCGACGGCCTGAGGCCCCCCTACCCCACGGCGGACCACATGCTGGCCTAG
- the GAST gene encoding gastrin codes for MQRLCVYVLILALALATSSEASWRPRSQLQEAPSDPGANRGLEPRWVDRLGAASHQRRQLGLQGPPQLVADLSKKQGPWVEEEEAAYGWMDFGRRSAEEGDQRP; via the exons ATGCAGCGACTGTGTGTGTACGTGCTGATCTTGGCGCTGGCTCTGGCCACCTCCTCTGAAGCTTCTTGGAGGCCCCGCTCCCAGCTGCAGGAGGCACCCTCGGATCCAGGGGCAAATAGGGGCCTGGAGCCACGCTGGGTGGACCGGCTGGGCGCAGCCTCTCACCAGCGAAGGCAGCTAGGGCTCCAGGGTCCCCCACAGCTGGTGGCAG ACCTGTCCAAGAAGCAGGGACCGTGGGTGGAGGAAGAAGAAGCAGCTTACGGATGGATGGACTTCGGCCGCCGCAGTGCTGAGGAAGGGGACCAGCGTCCCTAG